Proteins co-encoded in one Quercus robur chromosome 8, dhQueRobu3.1, whole genome shotgun sequence genomic window:
- the LOC126695538 gene encoding two pore calcium channel protein 1A-like isoform X2, which yields MEKPLLSGEGSRATAAGRKREHHNRSEAIAYGSNFEKAAALVDLAEDGIGLPEQILDQSNFQSAAKSYLVFTQFDFFWSLNYFAMIILNFLEKPLWCTNYATDSCNDRDYYFLGQLPYLTGGESLIYEGICLFILVIHTFFPISYEGYHLYWKRLLNRLKVALLLIWVADILVYAFYFSSGGFDYLPFRIAPYIRVVFFMLNFRELRATMYILAGMLSTYFNVLALGLLFLLFSSWLAYVMFEDTQQGKTVFTSYGTTLYQMFVLFTTSNNPDVWIPAYKASRWFCLFFVLYILLGVYFVTSLILAVVYDSFKDQLAKQVLVMDSTRKRILEKAFNLIDKDNRGFLDKEQCIQLFEELNKYRTLPEISREEFELIFDELDDSHDFKINLNEFSDLCNAIALKFQKEECESCFEYFPSVYNSPCSKKLKGFVRSPRFGYIISSILVLNLFAVIVETTLDIENNSAQKVWQKVEFVFGWIYMLEMALKIYSFGFENYWRDGQNRFDFMITWIIVIGETLTFVAPQGLTFLSNGEWIRYLLLIRMLRLIRLLMYVKRYRAFIATFITLIPSLMPYLGTIFCVLCIYCSLGVQIFGGIVNAGNASLDGTDLSDDDYLLFNFNDYPNGMVTLFNLLVMGNWQAWMQSYRELTGTAWSLTYFVSFYLITVLLLLNLIVAFVLEAFFAEMDLESSENFEEQDKEVQGRKDRRRSVGTKSRSQRVDLLLHHMLSAELDKEPPNP from the exons GCTGAAGATGGTATTGGTTTACCCGAGCAAATTCTTGATCAATCAAACTTCCAGAGTGCTGCAAAATCCTACTTAGTTTTTActcaatttgatttcttttggtCCCTCAATTATTTTGCAATGATAATCCTAAATTTCTTAgag AAACCTTTGTGGTGTACCAACTATGCTACAGATTCTTGCAATGATAGGGATTACTACTTTCTTGGGCAGTTGCCCTACTTAACTGGTGGGGAGTCTCTTATTTATGAG GGCATATGTCTATTCATACTTGTGATACATACCTTCTTTCCAATTTCATATGAAGGGTACCATCTTTATTGGAAAAGGCTTCTTAATCGATTGAAG gTGGCTTTGCTGTTAATTTGGGTTGCTGATATACTGGTTTAtgctttctatttttcttcagGGGGCTTTGATTATCTTCCTTTTAGAATTGCACCATATATTAGAGTTGTGTTTTTCATGCTGAACTTTAG GGAATTACGAGCCACCATGTACATCCTGGCTGGAATGCTTAGCACCTACTTTAACGTCTTG GCTTTAGGGCTTTTGTTTCTTCTGTTTTCCAGTTGGTTAGCCTATGTCATGTTTGAAGATACCCAACAAGGAAAAACAGTATTTACTTCGTATGGCACCACACTGTATCAGATGTTTGTTTTGTTCACCACATCCAACAATCCAGATGTTTGGATTCCAGCGTACAA GGCTTCGCGTTGGTTTTGtctgttttttgttctttacaTCCTGTTGGGGGTTTACTTCGTCACCAGCTTGATTCTTGCTGTTGTATATGACAGCTTCAAAGATCAG CTTGCAAAACAAGTTCTTGTGATGGACTCTACAAGGAAACGAATCTTGGAGAAAGCTTTTAATCTCATAGATAAAGAT AATCGTGGATTTCTTGATAAAGAGCAATGCATTCAACTGTTTGAGGAACTGAATAAGTACAG GACTTTGCCAGAAATATCAAGAGAAGAATTtgagttgatatttgatgaGCTGGATGATAGTCATGATTTCAAG ATAAACCTAAATGAATTTTCTGACCTTTGCAATGCCATTGCTCTAAAATTCCAGAAGGAAGAGTGT GAATCTTGCTTTGAATATTTTCCATCAGTCTATAATTCACCCTGCTCTAAAAAGTTGAAAGGCTTTGTGCGGAGTCCTAGATTTGGATACATTATATCCTCCATTCTCGTACTGAATCTGTTTGCTGTTATTGTGGAAACAACG CTTGATATAGAAAATAATTCTGCTCAAAAGGTGTGGCAAAAGGTAGAGTTTGTCTTTG GATGGATATATATGCTGGAAATggctttaaaaatatattcattTGGATTTGAGAATTATTGGAGGGATGGTCAAAACCGCTTTGATTTTATGATCACCTGGATAATAG TTATTGGAGAAACCTTGACTTTTGTGGCCCCTCAAGGACTTACTTTCCTTTCCAATGGCGAGTG GATTCGCTACCTTCTCCTCATAAGAATGTTAAGATTGATAAGGCTGCTGATGTACGTCAAGCGTTACCGTGCCTTCATTGCCACTTTCATAACCCTTATACCAAGTTTGATGCCATACCTTGGAACCATATTTTGTGTCCTATGTATTTATTGCTCTCTTGGTGTACAG atCTTTGGTGGGATTGTCAATGCTGGAAATGCCAGTTTGGACGGGACTGATCTTTCAGATGATGA CTATTTACTTTTCAATTTCAATGACTATCCAAATGGGATGGTGACACTTTTCAATTTACTGGTCATGGGAAACTGGCAAGCATGGATGCAG AGCTACAGGGAATTAACAGGAACTGCATGGAGCCTCACTTACTTTGTCAGCTTCTACTTAATAACTGTGTTATTGCTTTTAAATTTG ATTGTAGCTTTTGTATTGGAGGCATTCTTTGCTGAAATGGATCTCGAGTCAtcagaaaattttgaagaacaGGATAAG GAAGTACAAGGCAGAAAGGATCGTCGACGATCTGTTGG TACAAAATCACGGAGCCAGAGGGTTGATCTCCTTCTTCATCATATGTTGAGTGCAGAGCTTGATAAAGAGCCCCCCAACCCATAG
- the LOC126695538 gene encoding two pore calcium channel protein 1A-like isoform X1, whose translation MEKPLLSGESSRATAAGRKREHHNRSKAIAYGSNVEKAAALVDLAEDGIGLPEQILDQSNFQSAAKSYLVFTQFDFFWSLNYFAMIILNFLEKPLWCTNYATDSCNDRDYYFLGQLPYLTGGESLIYEGICLFILVIHTFFPISYEGYHLYWKRLLNRLKVALLLIWVADILVYAFYFSSGGFDYLPFRIAPYIRVVFFMLNFRELRATMYILAGMLSTYFNVLALGLLFLLFSSWLAYVMFEDTQQGKTVFTSYGTTLYQMFVLFTTSNNPDVWIPAYKASRWFCLFFVLYILLGVYFVTSLILAVVYDSFKDQLAKQVLVMDSTRKRILEKAFNLIDKDNRGFLDKEQCIQLFEELNKYRTLPEISREEFELIFDELDDSHDFKINLNEFSDLCNAIALKFQKEECESCFEYFPSVYNSPCSKKLKGFVRSPRFGYIISSILVLNLFAVIVETTLDIENNSAQKVWQKVEFVFGWIYMLEMALKIYSFGFENYWRDGQNRFDFMITWIIVIGETLTFVAPQGLTFLSNGEWIRYLLLIRMLRLIRLLMYVKRYRAFIATFITLIPSLMPYLGTIFCVLCIYCSLGVQIFGGIVNAGNASLDGTDLSDDDYLLFNFNDYPNGMVTLFNLLVMGNWQAWMQSYRELTGTAWSLTYFVSFYLITVLLLLNLIVAFVLEAFFAEMDLESSENFEEQDKEVQGRKDRRRSVGTKSRSQRVDLLLHHMLSAELDKEPPNP comes from the exons ATGGAGAAGCCTCTGTTAAGCGGAGAAAGCAGTAGAGCTACTGCGGCTGGTCGCAAGAGAGAGCACCATAATCGTTCTAAGGCCATTGCTTACGGCTCGAATGTTGAAAAGGCTGCTGCTCTCGTTGATCTG GCTGAAGATGGTATTGGTTTACCCGAGCAAATTCTTGATCAATCAAACTTCCAGAGTGCTGCAAAATCCTACTTAGTTTTTActcaatttgatttcttttggtCCCTCAATTATTTTGCAATGATAATCCTAAATTTCTTAgag AAACCTTTGTGGTGTACCAACTATGCTACAGATTCTTGCAATGATAGGGATTACTACTTTCTTGGGCAGTTGCCCTACTTAACTGGTGGGGAGTCTCTTATTTATGAG GGCATATGTCTATTCATACTTGTGATACATACCTTCTTTCCAATTTCATATGAAGGGTACCATCTTTATTGGAAAAGGCTTCTTAATCGATTGAAG gTGGCTTTGCTGTTAATTTGGGTTGCTGATATACTGGTTTAtgctttctatttttcttcagGGGGCTTTGATTATCTTCCTTTTAGAATTGCACCATATATTAGAGTTGTGTTTTTCATGCTGAACTTTAG GGAATTACGAGCCACCATGTACATCCTGGCTGGAATGCTTAGCACCTACTTTAACGTCTTG GCTTTAGGGCTTTTGTTTCTTCTGTTTTCCAGTTGGTTAGCCTATGTCATGTTTGAAGATACCCAACAAGGAAAAACAGTATTTACTTCGTATGGCACCACACTGTATCAGATGTTTGTTTTGTTCACCACATCCAACAATCCAGATGTTTGGATTCCAGCGTACAA GGCTTCGCGTTGGTTTTGtctgttttttgttctttacaTCCTGTTGGGGGTTTACTTCGTCACCAGCTTGATTCTTGCTGTTGTATATGACAGCTTCAAAGATCAG CTTGCAAAACAAGTTCTTGTGATGGACTCTACAAGGAAACGAATCTTGGAGAAAGCTTTTAATCTCATAGATAAAGAT AATCGTGGATTTCTTGATAAAGAGCAATGCATTCAACTGTTTGAGGAACTGAATAAGTACAG GACTTTGCCAGAAATATCAAGAGAAGAATTtgagttgatatttgatgaGCTGGATGATAGTCATGATTTCAAG ATAAACCTAAATGAATTTTCTGACCTTTGCAATGCCATTGCTCTAAAATTCCAGAAGGAAGAGTGT GAATCTTGCTTTGAATATTTTCCATCAGTCTATAATTCACCCTGCTCTAAAAAGTTGAAAGGCTTTGTGCGGAGTCCTAGATTTGGATACATTATATCCTCCATTCTCGTACTGAATCTGTTTGCTGTTATTGTGGAAACAACG CTTGATATAGAAAATAATTCTGCTCAAAAGGTGTGGCAAAAGGTAGAGTTTGTCTTTG GATGGATATATATGCTGGAAATggctttaaaaatatattcattTGGATTTGAGAATTATTGGAGGGATGGTCAAAACCGCTTTGATTTTATGATCACCTGGATAATAG TTATTGGAGAAACCTTGACTTTTGTGGCCCCTCAAGGACTTACTTTCCTTTCCAATGGCGAGTG GATTCGCTACCTTCTCCTCATAAGAATGTTAAGATTGATAAGGCTGCTGATGTACGTCAAGCGTTACCGTGCCTTCATTGCCACTTTCATAACCCTTATACCAAGTTTGATGCCATACCTTGGAACCATATTTTGTGTCCTATGTATTTATTGCTCTCTTGGTGTACAG atCTTTGGTGGGATTGTCAATGCTGGAAATGCCAGTTTGGACGGGACTGATCTTTCAGATGATGA CTATTTACTTTTCAATTTCAATGACTATCCAAATGGGATGGTGACACTTTTCAATTTACTGGTCATGGGAAACTGGCAAGCATGGATGCAG AGCTACAGGGAATTAACAGGAACTGCATGGAGCCTCACTTACTTTGTCAGCTTCTACTTAATAACTGTGTTATTGCTTTTAAATTTG ATTGTAGCTTTTGTATTGGAGGCATTCTTTGCTGAAATGGATCTCGAGTCAtcagaaaattttgaagaacaGGATAAG GAAGTACAAGGCAGAAAGGATCGTCGACGATCTGTTGG TACAAAATCACGGAGCCAGAGGGTTGATCTCCTTCTTCATCATATGTTGAGTGCAGAGCTTGATAAAGAGCCCCCCAACCCATAG